The stretch of DNA TGCTCAAGCTCCTTGTCCTCAATAGACCCCACAAACAAATTCAAATCTTGCCTTCACCTCACCAAACTAAATGCACGTTGTCGCACATTCAATCCCCAGGGTGTGCCGAGGTACTCGGTCTCAGCTGAGCTGACATTCGGGGTGACGGCACAATTGGCCTTACAGATATCCCCCACCTTGCTCGCTGTTCAGCAGTTCCTGCTGGATACTGAGTGATGCTCCATGAACCAAATAAGTTGCTACTACTCATTGCCAATGTTCGCACACAAAAAAGAACAGTGGGGTGAGGAACCACAGTGGAACCAAACCCATCAGAAGGTAATGCCTTCAATATGAAGAGATATGTGCAATTGCTGGTAGCTCTTCTTCCCTCATTACCTTGCTGTACGCTGAAGTGCTGGTGAGAGGCAGTCCTACACCGATATTCGACACTATACCTGTACAGGTAAAGACTCAGTAAAATGCACCTAAAGGTGCACTGTGCCTTAATTGGCTGTCATTATCAATAGATCATTGCTATTACTCACAAATGTACATACAAGGAACAAAATCATTTCTCTCCTGACTTCTTTCAGAGACAATCTTCAACCAGGATCCAACATGTGCATCCTCACTTTAATAAAACAATAAGAGGCCACCATTCTGAGAACTAGTTACAGGATTTCAGAATGTCAAAAGTGATGGTCAGAAAAATTTGACAAAAACATAAGGGCATCTAGACATCTGAATGAAAAAAGATGATCTTCCCTTAAGAACAGGTGATTCCAGAATATATTTACACTCTAGGCCTCATGGAACGTGCTACTGAATGATTCTGGATTCAAAACAATTCCAAAGGATTTTTCTTTTAAATCTCGTCCTTAGGTGATGTGGTAAAGCTGGCCTGGTTGAGCTTCAGCCCACAGCCTCACCACCTTTATTCTTTGCACAATTAGTCCATGTCAGTGGGAAGCACAGCACCAATACTCAGTGGGTGAGCACCAGGGAGAGCTGTGGGTAGGAGATGGTGGTGTTAATACTGAAAGCTTCGCTTGGTCTGAATATCATCAAGGATCTGCTGGAGCTCCTCGTCCTCAAATCGACCTTCCAAACTGAAATTCATGAAATGGAgaagtggggagggtggaggaaggAGAAAAAGAGAAAGACATGAATAGACTGCAAAAATCTATTCCACAAGTATATTTAAAACTCCAGAGGCAACACATCCAATAGAAATCAAACAGAATTCTGAACCTGATACAAACCAGAGTCATGCCCATCGGCTTCGAGCTCAATGTAGTCCATTCAGAGGCTAAGTATTTATTGATTCTGTTGGAACTACAGATGAAAGCTTCCCCAATTGGTTCAGTGGGTAAATGCACTGGGTAGCATGGCACTGAGGCACAGAGTCTGGTGCCAGTTTTATTGACCATCACTTTCTGCTGATTTAGCTGATCTCGGCAAGgcaagggggtggtgttggggaggAGTAACTGCAGGCTACAATTAAATGCAGTCTTCTCTGCCAAATacaggtggggaggggtgggggtcaaAAGTGCGACCAGGATCACGTTCCTACACATATTCCAGTAACGTGCCCAGAAGAGAAGATGGGTTGAGTTCAGGTGGGGACAGAATCAAGATGAAGACTGGTCACTCAAATAAAGCACGGAGGATAGCCACAGCGAGGGGTACTGCTCCCTGGCAAGAATCAACAACTGAGAAGGGGAGTAAAAATATAATTTCAAGACAAAGGGTCTATCAGGAATTGGTGCAGTAGGACATGTCTGTTTGGTGATCTCAGAGCTGACTCAAAGTTGAACACCCTCAACCTGCTTTATTACTCCAGCGCTGACTGGCATAATTACTTTTAGGTTGAAAAAAATTGAGATGATGATCATGCTTGAACTGTTGCCACGATAAACTGCAACTGCCATGTGGGTTTACAATTCTCAATGTAAATGTCTTATTGCAATCCATACATCAATCTCCACtataactagcatttatatagcatttataCATCACACAAAAGCATATTGAAACACTTCACAGAAtgtggtaaggggagtggggtagggacaccAGTCATGAACAGTAGAGAAGAGTTTGGGCAGTTGACAACGCTGTAAATAAAGACAGTTTTAAATAGGATATTGAAGGTGGAAAAGTTTAGGAAGAGAATCCTAGAGTACAGGAGCATAAGGCTGACAGGTGTAATGGTAAAACAGGGAAATGTGAAGTAGGCCAGGTTCAGAAGAGCAAACAGCACAAGTGGAAAAATGGGGCTGCGGGAGGCCCTAGACATGGGATGGGGCGAGGCTGAGAGGTGGAATTCTAAATTGAGGACAGCAATTTTGAAATCAATGCAATTTTCGGGCGGGGATGGGTGGGGACGAGTGGCAGACCAGCTAAAAGGTGAACAGGACAGTGCAGGACAGATGTGGGTAGTGGAGATCTGgatgtaagggcggcacagtggttagcaccgcagcctcacagctccagcgacccgggctcagttctgggtactgcctgtgcggagtttgcaagttctccgtgacagcgtgggtttccgccggttgctctggtttccttccactgccaaagacttgcaggttgctaggtaaattggccattgtaaattgcccctagtgtagataggtggtagcagaattgagggaaggtggggatgtggtaggaaaaatggggttaatgtaggattagcataaatgggtggttgttggtcagcacagactcagtgggccaaagtgtttcagtgctgtatctctctgactctgactctacgAATGGAGTTAGTCTCTGGTGGAGGTCAGGAGGCTAGCAAAGAAAAGATTGTCGAAACCAAGCCTGCAGGTAGAAGTGGTGTGGATGGAAGACTGAGATAGGGATGGAGATGGGATTTGAAGTATAGCTCAGGGATGTTACCCACTGGTAGCTTCAGCCTGAGGGTGTAACCAAGCAGAATGGAAATCAGGAGCCAAGCTTCAACTGGAAAGGATGGCTTTGGTTTTGTCAATGCTCAGCTGCAGCAAGCTCTAGATAATCCACAACTTCATGTCAGAAAATCAGTTGGAAAGAACAATTTACTTATGGTTATGATAGAGGGGTAAACATCTCAGTATCACCATACAAACGGAAGCTGATCCCATATTTACAATAATATGAGACGAGCAGCAAATCAATGGGGGGACAACCTAGATACTGTGCAGGAAcgtgagaagccattgcaggagatgcGCTGAATGTGAGGGAATAGATAGGAATGGACCTGTAGAAGGGTGGTACAAAGGAAATGAACCACCCACGAGAAGTGTTGGGAGACATTGTGGTCAAATTGATCGAAAGCATTTCATTTTAATTCCATTTCATTCTGGAAACTGAAAGTTATACACCGAGCAATTTATTCTGCCTGGCAGAAAATGCACCCAGCAAAAGATTTCCGAAATCAGTGCTGCAGTCATGACTTAGCGAACTCTGACTCCCTGTCATTttccaggtttaaaaaaaaattttttttcccATAGAACAGATTTGGGAAAAGAGCTTGTTTCAAATGTTGGGCTTTTAAAGAAAAACGTACTCACACAAGTttaaaatatgcatttagttgaaAGGTACTTAATATGCCAATGAGGACTGTAAACCATAAGCAAATCATTAGCCTGTCTTGGCAATTGATAAACACCTCACACCCATTGCACTGGGACATCTCCAATTCCTGTTGGCTGTGACTGGAGGCCCAAAAAACAGAGATATATGCATTTAACCATAGAGCCTGATAGTGTCATCATCTCAGAACAAATGGGGCACTGACCTGGGAATGAGAGCTTTGGCCTCCTCAGCTGTCTCAGGACACAGGTTGGCCAGACTGGCTAGCTCAAATTTGTGCAATTTCTTCTGTAGCAGTAGACTATAAAGAAAGAGAACACAGAAGTTATACTTCAAATAAAACCCACACATGAACTCAAATTACTGCAGCTCAATCTTTTCACATGAGCCTGTCGCCCTTTCTGGATTCGACATAATCGTTTCTGCTGGGCAGAAAGGTTGTAATTCTCTGAATATTGCAGACTCGTTCATCTGGCTGATTGTTAAAATGAGGAGGGAGAGAAAATCAGCTAACCTCAGAAGACAGGCAGGGGATCTGTTCTGAGGCCTCTGGCAGCAACCAGTAACAGGCTTATTGGTTAAAAGATATCTACTTAAAGTGGCTGAAATATGTGGACAGAAAATGGCTGATATGCATTATGGGAAAGAGAAGCTAGCCAGAGTTAAAAATTCATATGGGAACTTTATTGCCTAGAGATCACCAAGGCAACAATGAAAAGGCATTCCTCTGGGCTGGCTAGCTGGAACTGAGAAGAGATAAGGAGAAATAGGAGTTTGTTGATAATGAAGGACAATCGAATCTTCAGAGTGAGAAAGAGAATTAATTACACGTAATGTTTTTATCTATGATTGTAAAACTGTAAGAAATAATAATTAACAGTAGGCAAGCTACTTTAGGGATAGTAGTAGAATTACTAAAGGAAAGTAACTGAATGCTGCTTGGTCCCAAGGAACATCTCCTTGTAAATCGCAAACAGAGATCCCAGGTGCAGCTGCTAACATTACATCAAAAGCAGACAAGACGACAAAGTAACATCAGGTGACAAGATGGTCCACTATAGAGTATAAATGAGAAAGTATGGTGGTGCAAGGTGAACAACTTGAATTTATGACACTGGTGACCAACCTCATGGCATTCGAGGTTTCATCCAGCGAGCTGGCTACATGCAGGTATAGGGACAAGTATCAGTTATGTGCTTACAATTATTGATGTATCCATACAAGAGAAGGCAGAGGCTAAAACTTCTATTTCTTAATAAAGTATTCAAGTTGCTAACCCTTGGACCTATTAAAGTTAAGCCAGAAGCCAAAACCATACAGGACAGGCGTCACAGGTTAATTCTATGCTGAGCTCACCTCCAAGGAAGATACAGTTAGTCCACCTGCCGTTGCTTTTGGCTGTAATACGCACCAGCTTGAGATAGTCATTCAGCAGGTGAACTGAACATTTTAAAATCCTCCTGTACTGACCTCCTGACACTGGCGATGGTTTCCCTGTTTTTGAAACGGCTGAACCTGGCTGTGTAATTTAACGTTTTCATGAAGACCTCAGAAAGCTCCTGCTCGTCCTCCGCACTCTCGTTCTGCTGCTTTCTGTGCTCCAACAACATGTGGACCTCAGAGTTCAACAGGGTTTCTGAGCTCTCAAACTCTGCGAGACACAAAACTCACCCAAATCACCATCAATAACACTTTGCTCTTTGGATGACATTCTATCAGTGTTCAAGTTCCAATATCCAGCACCTGGCATCAGGTTCCTGTGTATTGAGCTTCCATACTTTAAACAGAATGATGGGAGTGGACAGTACAGTATTGCATACAAGTAGGGGGTGGGGGCACAGTATCAGAGGATGAAGTCATCATGCCACATACATGCTCCTTTAGTTGAGTGATTGCTAAGCAGCAGTGTAGATGGTACATTCACTTGGGAATAGGCTGTCAAATCCACTCTTGCAAGAATAGGAAAAGAGAGGCTCGACCAGGTTTGATGAGACAGACCCGTCGCTCGGAGTGAGTAATGGGCTCGTTCAAGCCACCAATACACAGTCACCTGAGCCCAGGAAACATGGtcacagggaggagggaggagggagggggggggggggggggaagggaggagggaggagggggggggggggaagagaggagggggggggaagagaggaggggggggggagaggggggagaggaggggaggggagaggggagagggggggggagaggggagaggggagggagggggagaggggagaggggggggaggggagagggggggggaggggagagggggggggaggggagagggggggggaggggagaggggggggggaggggagaggggggggggaggggagagggggggggaggggagagggggggggaggggagagggggggggaggggagaggggggggagggggggaggggggaggggggggaggggggaggggggggaggggagaggggagaggggaggggagagggggggggaggggagaggggagagaggggggggagaggggggggagaggggggggggggagaggggggggggagaggggggggggggagagggggggggagagggggggggagagggggggaggggggagagggggggaggggggagagaggggaggggggagagaggggaggggggagagaggggaggggggagagaggggaggggggagagaggggaggggggagagagagggggggggagagagggggaggggagagagggggaggagagagggggggggagagagggggggagagagggggggagagagggggggggggagaggggggggggggagagggggcggggggagagggggcggggggagaggggggggggagaggggggggggagagagggggggagggagagagggggggagggagagagggggggagggagagggggggggggagaggggggggggggagaggggggggggggagagggggggggggagaggaggggggggggagagggggggggggggagaggggggggggggaggggaggggggagagaggggaggggggagagaggggaggggggagagaggggaggggggagagaggggggggggagagaggggggggggagagagagggggggggagagaggggggggggagagaggggggggggggagagaggggggggggggagagaggggggggggggagagaggggggggggggagagaggggggggggagagaggggggggggagagaggggggggggagagagggggggggggagagggggggggggagagagggggggggaagaggggggggggaagagggggggggggagagggggggggggagaggggggggagagagggggggggagagagggggggggagaggggggggggaggagaggggggggagaggagagggggggagaggagaggggggggagaggagaggggggggaggggagagggggggggggggagaggagagggggggggaggggagaggggggggaggggagagggggggggaggggagagggggggggaggggagagggggggggaggggagagggggggggaggggagagggggggggaggggagaggaggggggaggggagaggaggggggaggggagaggaggggggggaggggggaggggagaggggggaggggagaggggggggggggagaggagaggggggggggggggagaggagagggggggggggggggagaggggagagagagaaaggccaGGGGCTCCTTGAccagggtgtggtggggggggggaaggccaAGGGCTCCttgacccgggggggggggggaggccagGGGCTCCTTGACCGGGTGGGGAGGAGAAAGGCCGGGGGTTCCttgacccgggggggggggggaagaaaggccAGGGGCTTCTttaccggggagggagggagggagggaggggggggggggaagagagaaggccaAGGGCTCGttgacccgggggggggggggggggggaaaggggggaagagaAAGGCCAGGGGCTCCTTGACCGGGGTGGGGGAAAAGGCCAGGGGCTCCttgacccgggggggggggggggggggggggggagaaaggccaGGGGCTCcttgaccggggggggggggggggggggagaaggccaAGGGCTCCTtgacccggggggggggggaagagaaaggccAGGGGCTCCTTGACCGGGGTGGGGGAGAAGGCCAAGGGCTCCTTGACCCGGGGGGGGGAGGCCAGGGGCTCCTTGACCGGGGTGGGGGAAAAGGCCAGGGGCTCCTtgacctgggggtgggggggcatgggCTCCttgacctggggggggggggggaaaggccaggggctcctggggggggggggggggggggaaggccagGGGCTCCTTCACCGGGGAGCCCAGaggcccgctcgcgctctctctctcctcctccccggtGCTCAAACCTCGTCTACCTCTCCCCCGGTCCCTCCCTATCAGGTTTTCATTCCTTCTCTTCCGGTACCTTTAGGAAACACCAGCTGTgacgcatcctcctccacatctccAACCCGGGCCTCACTCCCACAGGCCGCCATTGTCGGCGCCCACCGAGCGACAAACGGCGTGTCAGGGAGACGCATGCGCAGCCGCTACGTGCGGCCTGGGCGCCGCCCTCTTTGTTACTGGCGGAAGTTGGTTGCTGAATGGGCTGGGACAATACGCTTCTTGCGTCAACCTGGAGCATTGGTATAAATGTCAACCAATTCCAGTAGTTGCTATGAGTGGAGGTAGGCAGCTGTGTTTAGGAGAGTGATACaagaaaggaaagaacttgcatttctattgtgCCTTTTTATTTCCTCAGAAGTTTCGAAGAacttcacaaccaattaattacttttgaagcatagtcgccATTGTTAtatggaaaacacagcagccaattgtgcacaaccagatcccacaaacagtaaatatGATTGTACAGTCCACAAGCACAGATCGTTGGTAAACTAACACTGTGCAATGAGAAGCAGCCTCCCCAGCAGTGCACtggctccaatgcaagtatatctttccttaactTGACTGTCACACTCAAGCAAAGaacaattatgaactataaaaatgaactgagGAATTGAACTCCAAAATGCACACTTTTGCTGCaggacaaaatggagtaagaggtcaggtgacctcctgtactgcaaatacacatggtaactgctggaactctgaaacagACTTCatatctggtcaagtgttgaagaaaacaTTGGAAATGCTTATGGCCCATTCcatgttaatggctacctttttcaaACAGTTGGACTAGCAACGACTTTGCAGATGTACGGCTGAATTCTACTAGGAATTCTTCCATCATCAGGGGCCATGGCGGCCCAGAGAATTCTTGTGGGAGAGGCCCCCCcacgccgggaaggccctgccaTATTTAACTGGTGGCGGGGCCTTAATTTACCTAACAAAATGTATACTAATAtatgttaattaacttacctggaccgggTGGCTGTCCCACGCCTTCTgatccccgtttggggattcaaggcaagacactggtggggagagggtaggagtttaattttcaggtcagTGGGGTGGGGGTGAACGAGGAAACTtactccattggctgaggggatggtgagaagggattgaagggcaaagaTCATAAAGTTTGGGGGGGTGAAAGGCTGGGACTGGCAAAAATGATttgtcggtggggggggggagagggaaataaatttattggtttATGATTGGAGGGGTGGAAGAGGGACTTTGATCTGTACTTTAATGTTGCTGTATAAATCAAAGGTAAtggccactttaaaaattaaaattgccggtaagggcttgcagccctttaaaaatggcaccggtgcctgcacGGTGGCGCTGGCCACCATTGCCGGGTACGGAGCGGctgcccctctacgtcatcgggagcggccttccatttaaatgagcccctgcgtgaaatatcacaggggctcagtgATGGCAGATCAGAGCTCGCTGACATGATTTCCgccgcgctcataaaattcagctcatcgcgtctccagactcaaactcaggataatatgTGTGAAAAACACCACTATATCAGATAGCATAGAGATGAGCAAATCCAAattcattgtctaacaatggccaaatCATCAAACCATTTGtgaaaacacagtgagagagaaaccTTGGTCACCGGACAGAAACCAAGTCTCTGATAAAGAGGTTTTAATTGCTGCAACAGGAAGACAGAAAGCCTggaggctgagagagatctattccaACAAAGAAGACAACCCAGCCTGAATACCAATTTAAAAACTACCTCAAGGCAGAGATGAAAGCTGACCTTTGAAATTCCCTACCTGAGagattgtaacaggattttttCACCATCagactgtgactgagatttaaacAAAGAAGTCTGCAGTCAAGCATCTGTTTACCTGAAGCTTTCCAAATTTGCTTCAGTGACTCAGGATAAGGAAAACCAGGCCTGCACCATTTAAATTTTCTTCCCAGAAAAATAAATAAGGTTTCGCCACAAACTCTTTTTAGAaatatcagacctaaatgcatgttatcttttaatctctgtCTTTtcttgtttgtgtatgtgtgcctgtATGAGCGGGTGAAGTTCTGAATTTTTGGGTTTTGgtgaataaacatttatctttctttaagccCACGAGACAACTTGTTATTTGTCCATTTATTGACCATTAAAGCACTCAAAGGTTAAACACAATTCTAATCAAAACACTCTCAGcagtcagtttttaaaaattcattcatgggatttgggtgtcactggctaggccagcatttattgcccatccctaagtgcccttgagaaggtggtggtgagctggcttcttgagccactgcagtccatgtggggtaggtatacccacagtgctgttaggaagggagttccaggattttgacccagcgacagtgaaggaacggcgatatagttccaagtcaggatggtgtgtgacttggacgggaacttgcaggtggtgatgttcccatgcatctgctgctcttgtccttcgaggtggtagaggtcgcgggtttggaaggtgctgtctaaggagccttagtgcattgctgcagtacatcttgtagatggtacacactgctaccacggtgcgtcggtggtggagggagtgaatgtttgtggatggggtgccaatcaagtgggctgctttgtcatggatggtgtcgagcttct from Heterodontus francisci isolate sHetFra1 chromosome 11, sHetFra1.hap1, whole genome shotgun sequence encodes:
- the polr2d gene encoding DNA-directed RNA polymerase II subunit RPB4 isoform X1 gives rise to the protein MRLPDTPFVARWAPTMAACGSEARVGDVEEDASQLVFPKEFESSETLLNSEVHMLLEHRKQQNESAEDEQELSEVFMKTLNYTARFSRFKNRETIASVRSLLLQKKLHKFELASLANLCPETAEEAKALIPSLEGRFEDEELQQILDDIQTKRSFQY
- the polr2d gene encoding DNA-directed RNA polymerase II subunit RPB4 isoform X2, with translation MRLPDTPFVARWAPTMAACGSEARVGDVEEDASQLVFPKEFESSETLLNSEVHMLLEHRKQQNESAEDEQELSEVFMKTLNYTARFSRFKNRETIASVRSLLLQKKLHKFELASLANLCPETAEEAKALIPSIRDLSLERKRMLYDHLKSDVL
- the polr2d gene encoding DNA-directed RNA polymerase II subunit RPB4 isoform X3 — its product is MRLPDTPFVARWAPTMAACGSEARVGDVEEDASQLVFPKEFESSETLLNSEVHMLLEHRKQQNESAEDEQELSEVFMKTLNYTARFSRFKNRETIASVRSLLLQKKLHKFELASLANLCPETAEEAKALIPSSCLKSVSFGPLRSW